GGAAGTCAGCCGTACGGGCCGAGCCGGACGGTTCGGGGACGGCGTCCGCGGTGCTGGAACGACTCCTCCAGGCCGGAGCGGTCGTCGAGATCGCCGATGTCACCTGCGATCTGCGGGTGCCCACCTTCGCGGCCCGCGTGTGGTCCCCGTCGGTGCCCTGGTGGTTCTCCGGCTCCGGTACCCACCCCGACGCCGACGTGGCACTGTCCCGGGCTCTCACCGAGGCCGCGCAGTCGCGACTGACCGCGGTGGCGGGGGCCCGGGACGACATCGGCGTGTTCCACTACGACTTCGCCGACACGGCCGGAACCCCGGCTCCGCAGCCGGGGAACGGTGGCGCGGCGACCCCTCGGGTAGCCGAACTGACAGGGGCTCACGGCACGGCGCCGACCGGTCCGCGCGACATCGACGCCGACCTGGAAAACCTCCTGGACGTCGCGGCGCGCCACGGCACCACCGTGCTCCGGGCCGATCTCACCGTACCCGCGTACGGCATCCCCGTGGTCCATGTCGTCGCGCCGGGGCTCACCTTCGACACTGGAGCATGGGCATGACGCACACATCGAGGCTCGTCGTCACCGCCGGGCCGACCATCAGCGCAGACGACGTGCGCCGCGTACTGCCCGAGGCAGAGGTCCGCGGTCCGGTCGCAGCGGACCAGGTGCTGCGGTGGGAGTGGGACGCCGGGGACACCCTGGTCGTGATCGACGGCGTCTTCCTGCAGTCACGCGCGGTCCGTCACAAGGAACTGCTCGCTCTCCTCGACCGGGGAGTGACGGTGTACGGCGCCTCCAGCATGGGAGCGCTACGCGCGGCGGAACTCGAGGCGTTCGGCATGCGGGGCGTGGGGGAGGTGTTCCGCGGCTACCGCGACGGCGTCCTGGTCGGCGACGACGAGGTGGCGCTGACCCATGCCGACGCCGAGTCCGCGTACCGGCCGACGAGCTGGGCCCTGGTGGACCTGCGGGACACGGCCGGCAGAGCGGCCCGGGAGGGAGCCATCGACCAGTTGACCGCCCGCACCATCGTCGAGGCGGCCAAGAGCCTTCCCTTCACCGCTCGCGACGACTTCACCATTCTCGAAGCCGCCCGGCAGCGGGGCTGCCGGGCGGCCGCACTGGATTCCTTCCGTGCGTACTGCCTGGCACAGGGCCCGGGCGTCAAGCATCGCGACGCCCTCAGCGCGCTCGCCGCCGCAACGCCCACGTCCGACACGGGTGCGGCCCACTGCTCCCCGTCACCCGCCGGCCTGCGATACCGGGGAGCCCCGGTACGGCTCGCGACGACCACCCATCTCCGTCGCTGGACCCCGACCTCGACGCCGTCCGCGGCTCCGGAGGGGGAACGCGAGGCCGCAGGGCCGGAACAGGGGCGGCCGCGTGACGACGAGGTCCTGACCCAGCTTGCGCTCGACTGGCCCGAGTACCCCGCCTTCCAGCGCAGCGTGGCGGCCGAGTGCCTGCTGCTACAGACCCTGCCGCAGCCGAACAACGGCGCAGTGGCCGAGCAACGGCGCACGCTGAGCAGCATCGTGGACATCTCCGAGCACGACCCGACCCACCTGGCCTGGGAGCCCCTGGCCCGGGCTCTGGGCCCCCGCCTCCCGGACCTCGGACTGCCGTCGTCCCCGAGCGAGGCCGGAGACGCCCTCACCCTGCTCCGGGACACCGAGCGCGACCAGCCGTGGGACACGGCGGGCCCCCTCCTCGCCGTCCGGCTCTGGCTCGGTGACCCCAGGGTCGACTGGAGAACGCCACTCGTCGAACGGCTGCAGACGTGCCCCGCCTACCACCGGGCGCTCGCGGCACTCGCCGACGCACGAGCCGAAGCCGGACCTCCGGTCAACGATCCCACGGTCCTGCGTGACGTGTGCCGCTCGGTGCTCGTCCGCTGGGGCGTCCAGCAGCCGAGTGACATTCCGGCGGTGCTGCGCGACCACGGCTTCACCGACATCGACGCCATGGTCAGCGCCCTCCGCACACACCCGCGGAGCGCCGCGAAGGCATCCGGAACGAGGAAGGCGGAGGCGACGCAGGCCATCCCGCACGTCGACCACAGGGCCGCCCGAGCCGATTGGGAGCGGAACGGCCGGGTCCTGCTGCCCGCCGTCCTGGACGCCGAGCGGGTGAAGGCCATGGCCACCGAGGCGCACGAGCAGATCGGCGAGGCCAGCCTGTACGAACGGGACGACGTCGTATGCCACCGGGACGGCTCGTTCGCGTCCCCGGCGCACTACAGCCTTCTGCCGGCCGGGCCGCTGCTCCGACAACTCGCCTTCGACGAGGAGTTGCTGACAGCACTGCGGGAGGCGACTGGAACACCCCGGCTGGTACCGCAGGGCGGCTCGGTGGTCGTCTACCACCACGGCGACTTCCAGGGTCTGCACACCGACACGGCCGGGGCGACCGTCACCGTGGGCATCGCCCTGAGCGAACGCCTGCCGCCGATGTGGTGGGCCCCGTCGCTGCGCGGCGCGGCGCCCGACGACCTGGCCAAGGTGGTCGCCGACAAGGGCTTCTGGCCCGAGTGCGCCGGGTTCGAGCGGCTGAGGCACCCGCCCGCCGACGGCAGCGTGTGCGCGTTCGCCGGGAGCACCATCCCACACTGGCGCACCCCCTACTCCGGTGAGGAGGCGGGCCTGCTCGCCACCCTCTCCTACACGGACCCACGAGGCGGCCCACGGTAACGCCGCCGCAGACGGGGCCGGCTCCGCGCACGTCCTGTGGCCGCGCCCGCAGCGCGACGGTTGGTGGTCTCCCTGCTCGGACCGTTGCCGGGTGCGGGCGTGGCGTCAGCGGTGCGCGTCGCGCAACGGGCGGCGGAAACGTCGGAGTCGAACACCTCCCGAGCGCTGAAGTCGTCCGGGTGAGGGCGAGTAGTCCTGCTCCGGCCCCGGTCACGGGAAGGTGACCGGGGCCGGAACCTGAACGGTGGCTTCGGTCGTGGCTCGTGGGCCGTTCAGCTCTGGGGCATTCAGCGGCCGATGCCGTCCAGCTCGGTCAAGTCCTCATGGACGAGGGAGAGCCCTGCGCCGGCGATGTTCTCGCGCAGGTGCGCTGTCGATGACGTGCCGGGGATGAGCAGGATGTTCGGTGATCGCTGCAGCAGCCAGGCCAGTGCGACGGACATCGGTGTCGCCTTCAGTCGAGCGGCGACCGCCGAGAGCGCCGAGGACTGAAGCGGGGTGAAGCCCCCGAGGGGGAAGAAGGGCACGTACGCGACGCCGTCGGCGGCGAGCCGGTCGATGAGCTTGTCGTCGTGGCGGTGGGCGAGGTTGTACATGTTCTGCACGCACACGATCGGCGCGATGCTCTGTGCCTCGGTGACCTGCTCCTCGGTGGCGTTGCTGACCCCGAGATGGCGGATCAGGCCCTGCTGCCGGAGTTCTGCGAGCGTCTCGAACGCCTCGGCGAGCGAGCCGGGCTGGGGGCCTTCGGCGTTGCCGAGTCGGAGGTTGACCAGGTCGAGTACGTCGAGCTGGAGAGACGTGAGGTTGTCGTGGACCTGGCGGCGCAGATCTTCGGGTCGCCGGGTCGTGGGCCAGCCGCCCTGTTCGTCGCGGGTCGCGCCCACCTTGGTCACGATGTGCAGCGACTCGGGATAGGGGTGCAGTGCCTCGCGGATCAACTCGTTGGTGACGCGCGGCCCGTAGGCGTCGCTGGTGTCGATGTGGGTGATGCCGAGGTCGGCCGCTTCACGCAGAACGGCCAGGGCACCCTCGCGGTCGGCGGGCGGCCCCATGACCCACGGGCCGGCCAGTTGCATGGCGCCGTAGCCGAACCGGGTGACGGTGAGGTCACCCAGAGTCCAGGTGCCGCCGGGAGGGGAGAGGGAGGGTGTGCTCATCTTGCTGCCTTTCGTCGTGCACTTGGGGTGGCATCTGCTGCTTCCCTGCATCAGCATTGGAGAGAAACTTCCTGTCGGGAAGTAGGCACTTTGGAGTGCGTAACCACCCATCGGTGAGAGGTGCGATCAGTGACGACGACGAAGGCGGCCCGGAAGAGGGCTCAGGCCAAGGTGGAGTACAACGCCTTCCTGGCAGGGTGCCCCAGTCGGCAGCTGCTCGACCGAATCTCGGACAAGTGGGTCGTCCTGATTCTGTGTGCGCTGGGCAGCGGCGACAGCCCTGACCGGCCCGGTGCAGCACACGCAGACGCTCCGAAGGCGATGCGTTACTCCGAGATCTCCCGGATTCTGGCCGGGGTCAGCCAGAAGATGCTGACCCAGACGCTGCGGTCACTGGAGCGCGATGGTCTCCTCACCCGCACCGCGACGCCAACCGTCCCCGTCACCGTCTCCTACGAGCTGACCGACCTCGGCCTCTCGCTCCACCGCATGACGCGCGGGCTCAGGGACTGGGCGCAGACACACATGGCCGAGGTCCTCGAAAACCGCGACAACCACGACGCTCGCACCTTCTGACGACTCACATCCAACCGTCCAACAAGTCTGCATTCTCGGCGCTGCACTCTCGACTGCGAAGAGCCTCTGTGCAGGACAGCTCTTGGGAAACGCGACGGAGGACGGCAAACAGCGCGTCAGGGACGTGGCCCGTCCCTGACGCGCAATCACCTGCGGCTGCGCGGTGTCTGATGGAGGCGACCTCTTGCCGCCTAATACTGCAACCGCATGTGGCGTGACGGAGTGTCGTGTTGGTCGTTGGGCTGACTGTGTGATGAATCGCTGACGGTCGCGCAGATCGAGGACTGGTCCGACGGGATAGCTGGTCTCCATGCCCGGTTCGCAGGACGTTTTGGCAGGTCGGAGCCGCGTGAGCGGGCGCTGGACTACCTGTCCACCTTGCTCTCGCCGCTGGAGAAGAAGAACGGGTGGACGCTGGCCGAGCAGGCCGGCCAGCGTCGGCCGGACGGTTTCCAGAGACTGCTGAACTTCGCCGACTGGGACGAGCACGCGGTCCGTGACGACATCCGTGACTTCGTCGTCGAGACGATCGGAGCGAAGGATGCGGTCCTGATCGGGGACGACACCGGGTTTTTGAAGAAGGGCGTCAAGTCAGCCGGAGTCCAGCGGCAGTACTCCGGCACGGCCGGACGCACGGAGAACTGCCAGATCGGCACGTTCCTGGCCTATGCCTCCGCCGCGGGCCGGGCCTTGATCGACCGCGAGCTGTACATCCCGGTCTCCTGGACGGACGACCGCGAGCGGTGCCGGGCGGCCGGGATCGGTGACGAGGTCCCGTTCGCCACGAAGATCGAGCACTTCAAGTGGATGCTGCAACGCGCGATCGACGCACGCGTCCCCTTCGCCTGGGTCACCGCAGATGAGGCATACGGCCAGGTCAAGCACCTGCGGGCCTGGCTGGAGGAACGGCACGTCGCCTACGTGCTGGCCACCAAAGTCAATGACACAGTGACCACCGCCGACGGCACCGACGCCGAGGTCCGTGCGCTGATCACCCGCCTGCCCCGGCAGGCATGGAAGCGGATCTCCGCCGGTGCGGGCGCGCACGGCCAGCGATTCCACGACTGGGCCCGGATCGCGATCCGGGCCCAGTGGGTGGACGGTTTCGGGCACTGGGTCCTGGCCCGCCGCAACACCAGCGACCCCACCGAGATCGCCTACTACGTCTGCTACGGGCCCGTCACCTCGCGGCTGAAAGACCTGGTCAGGACCGCCGGAGCGCGATGGCAGGTAGAGGAATGCTTCCAGACCGCCAAGGGAGAATGCGGCCTGGACCACTACCAGGTCCGTCTCTACCGGGCCTGGTACCGGCACATCACCCTCGCGATGGCCGCCCTCGCCTACCTGACCGCCATCCGCGCCACAGAAGCCGCAAAAGGGGCAGCCCAGACGACGAGCGAGACCTCATACCCCTCAGCGTCCCGGAGATCCGCCGGATGATCGGGCACGTCGTCATCACACCCCAACGCCACACCAACGAGCATCGTCTGCGCTGGTCACACTTCCGACGCCGTAGCCAAGCCCGAGCCCGCCGCTGCCACTACCAACGCCGAGGCCACGACCCACACATGCGGTTGCAGTACTAAGGGCTGTCCCGTCATCACCGGTGGATCAGCGCGCGGCGTCGGATGCGGTGCATCGCAAGGCGGAGGGTCGTCCTCGTACTGGGCGCATTCGGGCGATCCGGCAACGCGGCGAGGTGCCGCAGCCGTCGTCGTGCGCCCGCTGGGGATTACGGGACAGCCCTTACCGGTGGCAAAGCAGGCCGAGCCCTTCCCCGGCACCTCCTGACCCCCGCCTCATCTGAGACCGCAAAGGGTCGGGGTGGCCCGCTCATCGGTCTCGGGTGTGCGCGCAATGACGATCATGCGACGCTTCGTCCAGTCGAACGATCCTCCCTGCTCGCCGCGGAAGTCGACGTCGACGAATCCCGCGTCGGCCAGCCACTGGCGGTACTCGCCCGGTACCAGGATGCGCAGGGACCAGCTGAAGTCGCGGACCTCACCGTCCCGGACGACGGTGCGCTGCGCGAGAACCCGTTCGGCGTCGTGCTCGATGGTGAACCGGTCCAGCATCAGATCGCTGCCGACACGCGGCCACACGATGAACTGAGGGCTCTGCGCGTGAGCGCGCGCGTACTGGTACATGGGGTTGAAGGTGTCGATGACGAGCCTGCCTCCCGGCCGGAGCGCGCCGCGCAGGTTGCGAAGCATCGCGCGGCTGTCTTCGTCACTTCCGTATCCGAAGGACGTGAACCACATGACGGCGGCATCGAAGCCCTCGGCACTGCGGAAGGACCTCAGATCCGCCACCTCGGCAGAGACGCTCAGCCCGGCCCGATCGGCATCGGCGAGAGCGGATTCCACCAGTGGCGGCCTGCGGTCGACTCCGTGGACCCGCAGACCGCGCCGGGCGAGCTCGAGGGAGATGCGCCCGTACCCGCAGGGCGCGTCAAGGACGCGCATCCCAGGAGTGAGTTCGGCGACCTCCGCGATGAGTTGCGCTTCGTTCCTGTTGAACGCGTCGTCGTGAGCGACGCGCATGAAGTGCTCGTAGTCGGAGTCGAACGCCATGTCCAGGTCTGCATCACTCATGGCGCAGGCGTCCGGACGGGAGTTGCTCGCCGAGTGCATGCCACTCTCCGCCGTATCCGGGGCACATGCCGCGCCGTCCGTCCGCCGGGCACCCCGAGCCCCTGCAGCTGACGGACTCCGGCCTCCGGGCTTCTCGGCCACGTCGCCGTCACGCTGGACACCGTGCCGATCGGCGACCGCGGCAGAGGAGGGAGCAAGGGTCGAGGAGTGAGGGTTGCCGGCGCGAGTTCGCAGCATCGGTCCGTCCCTTCGTGAGGTCTGGGCGAGGTGCCGGAACCGGATTGCCGTTCGCCTCGTCCCCAGGGCTTTCGGATGGGTGCCACTCCAGGCTCGCGCTTCGCGACCGCTCCACGTACCGTCGATCGGCCACCTCGCCGGTGGAAACGGCCTTCCCCCGGCCGCAGGACACCGGGCGCGCGAGAGCGGGGTACGTCGGCGACGTCGTCGAGCTCGGCCGGGACGACCGGCCGATCGCCGAC
The genomic region above belongs to Streptomyces marianii and contains:
- a CDS encoding winged helix-turn-helix transcriptional regulator, which translates into the protein MTTTKAARKRAQAKVEYNAFLAGCPSRQLLDRISDKWVVLILCALGSGDSPDRPGAAHADAPKAMRYSEISRILAGVSQKMLTQTLRSLERDGLLTRTATPTVPVTVSYELTDLGLSLHRMTRGLRDWAQTHMAEVLENRDNHDARTF
- a CDS encoding SAM-dependent methyltransferase, coding for MSDADLDMAFDSDYEHFMRVAHDDAFNRNEAQLIAEVAELTPGMRVLDAPCGYGRISLELARRGLRVHGVDRRPPLVESALADADRAGLSVSAEVADLRSFRSAEGFDAAVMWFTSFGYGSDEDSRAMLRNLRGALRPGGRLVIDTFNPMYQYARAHAQSPQFIVWPRVGSDLMLDRFTIEHDAERVLAQRTVVRDGEVRDFSWSLRILVPGEYRQWLADAGFVDVDFRGEQGGSFDWTKRRMIVIARTPETDERATPTLCGLR
- a CDS encoding IS701 family transposase, whose protein sequence is MEDWSDGIAGLHARFAGRFGRSEPRERALDYLSTLLSPLEKKNGWTLAEQAGQRRPDGFQRLLNFADWDEHAVRDDIRDFVVETIGAKDAVLIGDDTGFLKKGVKSAGVQRQYSGTAGRTENCQIGTFLAYASAAGRALIDRELYIPVSWTDDRERCRAAGIGDEVPFATKIEHFKWMLQRAIDARVPFAWVTADEAYGQVKHLRAWLEERHVAYVLATKVNDTVTTADGTDAEVRALITRLPRQAWKRISAGAGAHGQRFHDWARIAIRAQWVDGFGHWVLARRNTSDPTEIAYYVCYGPVTSRLKDLVRTAGARWQVEECFQTAKGECGLDHYQVRLYRAWYRHITLAMAALAYLTAIRATEAAKGAAQTTSETSYPSASRRSAG
- a CDS encoding aldo/keto reductase family oxidoreductase, whose protein sequence is MSTPSLSPPGGTWTLGDLTVTRFGYGAMQLAGPWVMGPPADREGALAVLREAADLGITHIDTSDAYGPRVTNELIREALHPYPESLHIVTKVGATRDEQGGWPTTRRPEDLRRQVHDNLTSLQLDVLDLVNLRLGNAEGPQPGSLAEAFETLAELRQQGLIRHLGVSNATEEQVTEAQSIAPIVCVQNMYNLAHRHDDKLIDRLAADGVAYVPFFPLGGFTPLQSSALSAVAARLKATPMSVALAWLLQRSPNILLIPGTSSTAHLRENIAGAGLSLVHEDLTELDGIGR
- a CDS encoding TfuA-like protein, with protein sequence MTHTSRLVVTAGPTISADDVRRVLPEAEVRGPVAADQVLRWEWDAGDTLVVIDGVFLQSRAVRHKELLALLDRGVTVYGASSMGALRAAELEAFGMRGVGEVFRGYRDGVLVGDDEVALTHADAESAYRPTSWALVDLRDTAGRAAREGAIDQLTARTIVEAAKSLPFTARDDFTILEAARQRGCRAAALDSFRAYCLAQGPGVKHRDALSALAAATPTSDTGAAHCSPSPAGLRYRGAPVRLATTTHLRRWTPTSTPSAAPEGEREAAGPEQGRPRDDEVLTQLALDWPEYPAFQRSVAAECLLLQTLPQPNNGAVAEQRRTLSSIVDISEHDPTHLAWEPLARALGPRLPDLGLPSSPSEAGDALTLLRDTERDQPWDTAGPLLAVRLWLGDPRVDWRTPLVERLQTCPAYHRALAALADARAEAGPPVNDPTVLRDVCRSVLVRWGVQQPSDIPAVLRDHGFTDIDAMVSALRTHPRSAAKASGTRKAEATQAIPHVDHRAARADWERNGRVLLPAVLDAERVKAMATEAHEQIGEASLYERDDVVCHRDGSFASPAHYSLLPAGPLLRQLAFDEELLTALREATGTPRLVPQGGSVVVYHHGDFQGLHTDTAGATVTVGIALSERLPPMWWAPSLRGAAPDDLAKVVADKGFWPECAGFERLRHPPADGSVCAFAGSTIPHWRTPYSGEEAGLLATLSYTDPRGGPR